From one Tissierellales bacterium genomic stretch:
- a CDS encoding zinc ribbon domain-containing protein YjdM, with amino-acid sequence MVELPNCPKCGSEYTYEDGVFFVCPECAHEWSKEAKAEEEYVVKDSNGNILQDGDSVTVIKDLKVKGASSPIKRGTKVKNIRLVEGDHDIDCKIDGFGAMQLKSEFVKKI; translated from the coding sequence ATGGTTGAATTACCAAATTGCCCAAAGTGTGGGTCAGAGTACACATATGAGGATGGAGTATTTTTTGTTTGTCCTGAATGTGCTCATGAGTGGAGTAAAGAGGCTAAAGCAGAAGAGGAATACGTAGTTAAAGATTCGAATGGCAATATATTGCAGGATGGAGATTCAGTTACTGTAATCAAGGATTTAAAAGTTAAAGGTGCATCTTCTCCTATAAAAAGAGGTACTAAGGTCAAAAATATAAGACTTGTAGAAGGAGATCATGATATTGATTGTAAAATAGATGGATTTGGAGCTATGCAACTTAAGTCTGAATTTGTTAAAAAGATATAG
- a CDS encoding ABC transporter substrate-binding protein, with protein sequence MLRKKFMSGLALVLAAAFLFTGCGGEKKTAETGDKKEVVKESEEKKENKKPKILVYARGADSTGLDPAYVSDGESSKVIVNVCENLVRYKEGTTELEPQLAESWNISEDGLEYTFNLRKDVKFHDGSDFTADDVIWSIDRQLEGKRTADMPYAAFTFEQVKALEKVDDYTVKFVLKEPSTPFLANLAMSLAAPIVKKGDNISENPVGTGPFKFVSWKKDESITLEKFNEYWGEGAKVDKVIFKVTKENSVRASELMTGAVDIIDGISFNDVAQLESSQAVVDKANGMNINYMAFNTDRAPFNDSKLREAIAHAINRDELVEYLYQGYSEVASTYLPSFIPGYADDIELYKYDPEKAKTMLKELGKEDLKLKIITYSNPRPYNPAGSKLAEAIQGYLAKVGVEATIDVYPWKEYKEKALQGEGDLLFFGWIGDNGDADNFLSLLESINAESGLNSAKFANADVDALLQKARTLPNGEERESVYKDVQKLLAIESPWVPLSHATDLVAYQKNIEGYQLHPTGRVYLKDVVKK encoded by the coding sequence ATGTTAAGAAAAAAGTTTATGAGTGGACTTGCTTTAGTGTTAGCAGCGGCGTTCTTATTCACTGGTTGCGGTGGAGAGAAGAAAACAGCTGAGACTGGGGACAAAAAAGAGGTAGTAAAAGAATCTGAGGAAAAGAAAGAAAATAAGAAACCTAAAATACTAGTATATGCAAGGGGAGCTGATTCTACAGGGCTAGATCCAGCTTATGTTTCAGATGGAGAGTCATCGAAGGTTATTGTAAATGTTTGCGAGAACTTAGTAAGGTATAAAGAAGGAACAACAGAATTAGAACCTCAATTAGCAGAATCATGGAATATTAGTGAAGATGGACTTGAGTATACATTCAATCTTAGAAAAGATGTAAAGTTCCATGATGGAAGTGATTTTACTGCTGATGATGTAATTTGGTCTATTGATCGTCAATTAGAAGGAAAAAGAACTGCAGATATGCCGTATGCGGCATTTACGTTTGAACAAGTAAAGGCTTTAGAAAAAGTAGATGACTACACTGTGAAATTTGTGCTTAAGGAACCAAGTACTCCGTTTTTGGCAAATTTAGCTATGAGTTTAGCAGCTCCTATAGTAAAAAAAGGAGATAATATTTCAGAGAATCCAGTCGGAACAGGTCCTTTTAAATTTGTTTCTTGGAAAAAGGATGAATCAATTACTCTAGAAAAATTCAATGAATATTGGGGTGAAGGAGCGAAAGTTGATAAGGTAATATTTAAGGTTACTAAGGAAAATTCAGTTAGAGCAAGTGAACTTATGACTGGAGCAGTTGACATAATTGATGGAATTAGTTTCAATGATGTAGCTCAATTAGAATCTAGTCAAGCAGTAGTGGACAAGGCAAATGGAATGAATATAAACTACATGGCGTTTAATACTGATAGAGCACCGTTTAACGATTCAAAACTTAGAGAAGCGATAGCACATGCTATAAATAGAGATGAACTTGTAGAATATTTATACCAAGGGTATTCAGAAGTGGCATCAACATATTTACCAAGTTTCATACCGGGATATGCAGATGATATTGAACTTTATAAATATGATCCAGAAAAAGCAAAGACAATGTTAAAAGAACTTGGCAAAGAAGACTTGAAGCTAAAAATTATAACATACTCAAATCCAAGACCTTACAATCCGGCTGGTTCAAAGCTTGCTGAGGCAATACAAGGTTATCTTGCAAAAGTTGGAGTTGAAGCAACAATAGATGTTTATCCGTGGAAAGAATATAAAGAGAAGGCTCTTCAAGGTGAAGGTGATTTGTTGTTCTTTGGATGGATTGGAGATAATGGAGATGCAGATAATTTCTTATCACTTCTAGAATCTATAAATGCAGAATCAGGTCTTAACTCAGCTAAGTTTGCAAATGCTGATGTAGATGCACTTTTACAAAAAGCAAGAACATTGCCAAATGGAGAAGAACGTGAAAGTGTATACAAAGATGTCCAAAAATTATTGGCGATAGAGTCACCATGGGTACCATTATCACATGCAACGGATTTAGTAGCTTATCAGAAAAATATTGAAGGGTATCAGCTTCACCCAACTGGACGAGTTTACCTAAAGGATGTTGTCAAAAAATAA
- a CDS encoding ABC transporter permease, whose amino-acid sequence MLKYIFKRLLLLIPVLLGVTVMVFTVMHLFTTDPAEIILGQHATVEQKEALREELGFNRPLHEQYLEFLTGAVKGDFGESLITKTSVVEEITQRLPATLELALAGLLFASILGVTMGVISAIKQNSIFDYISMTISLAGVSMPIFWLGLVFIVIFSLKLGWLPVAGRIQMGYEPAHTTGLYLLDSLIAGDMEAFKSAFSHIILPAIALGMYSAALIARMTRSTMLEVLGQDYIRTARAKGLFEKVVIGIHGLRNAMIPIITVIGLQLGTLLGGAVLTETVFSWPGVGSYTVNSILKSDFTVVQGTVVYLALIFVLVNLIVDVLYVYLDPRIKYN is encoded by the coding sequence ATGCTTAAATATATTTTTAAGAGGTTGTTGCTTTTGATACCGGTACTTTTAGGTGTAACGGTTATGGTATTTACTGTAATGCATTTATTTACAACAGATCCAGCAGAAATAATATTAGGTCAACATGCAACAGTAGAACAGAAAGAGGCATTGAGAGAAGAGCTGGGATTTAATAGACCGCTTCATGAACAATACTTAGAATTTTTAACAGGTGCAGTGAAAGGTGATTTTGGTGAGTCGCTTATCACAAAAACATCAGTGGTTGAAGAAATAACGCAAAGACTTCCAGCGACACTTGAGCTTGCACTAGCAGGATTATTATTTGCAAGTATACTAGGTGTTACAATGGGAGTCATATCAGCTATAAAACAAAATTCTATATTCGACTATATTTCTATGACTATTAGTTTGGCAGGTGTTTCTATGCCTATATTTTGGTTAGGTCTTGTTTTTATAGTTATATTTTCATTGAAACTTGGATGGCTTCCTGTTGCAGGAAGAATACAAATGGGATATGAACCAGCTCATACTACAGGACTATATTTGTTAGATAGTTTAATTGCTGGTGATATGGAAGCTTTTAAGAGTGCATTTAGTCATATAATACTTCCAGCTATAGCATTGGGAATGTATTCGGCAGCTCTTATAGCTAGAATGACTCGTTCAACTATGCTAGAGGTATTAGGTCAAGATTATATTAGAACAGCTAGAGCTAAAGGTCTTTTTGAAAAAGTAGTAATCGGAATACATGGACTTAGAAATGCAATGATACCTATCATTACGGTTATAGGACTTCAGCTTGGAACATTACTTGGTGGCGCGGTACTTACTGAAACTGTATTTTCGTGGCCTGGAGTTGGAAGTTATACAGTAAATTCGATACTAAAATCTGATTTTACTGTTGTACAAGGCACAGTTGTTTATTTAGCACTTATATTTGTTTTAGTAAACTTGATAGTAGATGTGCTCTACGTATACTTAGATCCTAGAATTAAATACAATTAA
- a CDS encoding ABC transporter permease, giving the protein MEEILVNDELIEQDREELLQKPISPWKEMWMALKRNKAAMLGLTILIILLFLAIFGDYIMPYNPNVGELSESLQAPSSSHWLGTDEQGRDVLSRIIDGTEISLRVGITAVVVALSIGLTLGAFAGYYGGVIDMIIMRFMDIILAFPSLLLAIALMSTLGKGIDKAIIAISVVTIPHYARIVRGSILSVKESEYVQAARVIGNSDAAIIFKHILPNVLAPIIVRATLGISIAILDTAALGFLGLGVQPPYAEWGTMLGAGRAYFFNANHLVLFPGLAITITVLAFNLLGDGLRDALDPKLQK; this is encoded by the coding sequence ATGGAAGAGATTTTAGTTAATGATGAATTGATAGAGCAGGATAGAGAAGAATTATTGCAAAAGCCTATTTCACCATGGAAGGAAATGTGGATGGCGCTTAAGCGAAATAAAGCAGCTATGCTTGGACTTACAATACTTATTATATTATTGTTTTTGGCTATTTTTGGAGATTATATTATGCCGTACAATCCAAATGTTGGAGAACTATCAGAGAGTTTGCAGGCACCATCTTCTTCTCACTGGCTTGGAACTGATGAACAAGGTAGAGATGTTTTGAGCAGAATAATTGATGGTACAGAAATATCACTACGAGTAGGAATAACAGCCGTTGTAGTAGCTCTTTCTATAGGGCTTACACTAGGAGCATTTGCAGGTTATTATGGTGGAGTAATTGATATGATTATAATGCGATTTATGGATATTATATTAGCATTTCCATCGTTGTTATTAGCTATAGCACTTATGAGTACGTTAGGTAAGGGAATAGATAAAGCTATAATTGCCATAAGTGTTGTAACCATACCGCATTATGCTAGGATTGTTAGGGGATCTATATTATCTGTGAAGGAAAGTGAATATGTTCAAGCGGCTAGAGTTATAGGAAATAGCGATGCTGCTATAATATTTAAACATATTTTACCAAATGTATTAGCACCTATTATAGTAAGGGCAACACTTGGAATATCTATAGCGATATTAGACACTGCAGCACTTGGATTCTTGGGATTAGGAGTACAGCCACCATACGCAGAGTGGGGAACTATGCTAGGAGCAGGAAGAGCGTATTTCTTTAACGCTAATCACTTGGTATTATTCCCAGGTCTTGCTATAACTATAACTGTGCTTGCTTTTAACTTACTAGGAGATGGGCTTAGAGATGCACTTGATCCTAAGTTACAGAAATAG
- a CDS encoding ABC transporter ATP-binding protein: MILKVENLITKFHMKAGVVNAVNGVDFELNEGEVVALVGESGSGKSVTSLSVMGLIPTPPGEIAGGKIIFDGEDLLSKTKREMQDLRGNKLSMIFQEPMTSLNPVFTIGKQISESLIRHKKLKKKEAMKKTIKMLEAVGIPSPEERVKQYPHELSGGMRQRIMIAIALVCEPKLLIADEPTTALDVTIQAQILDLMIRLKEEFNTSILLITHDLGVVAEVADRVVVMYCGRVVETATVEELFEKPLHPYTFGLIESIPKIDEEVDRLFMIDGNVPNPLNMPAGCPFKSRCSRKIKKCDLEVPNMKNINGRNVRCHLYEDELEVK; this comes from the coding sequence ATGATATTAAAGGTGGAAAATTTGATAACTAAATTTCACATGAAGGCAGGAGTAGTTAATGCTGTAAATGGTGTGGATTTTGAATTAAATGAAGGTGAAGTAGTTGCACTAGTTGGAGAATCTGGTTCAGGTAAGAGCGTTACTTCGCTTTCAGTTATGGGACTTATACCAACACCACCTGGAGAGATAGCTGGTGGGAAAATTATATTTGACGGTGAAGATTTACTGTCGAAAACGAAAAGGGAGATGCAGGATTTAAGAGGAAATAAGCTCTCTATGATATTTCAAGAACCTATGACTTCTTTAAATCCTGTGTTTACAATAGGAAAGCAGATAAGTGAATCACTTATAAGACACAAAAAGCTGAAGAAAAAAGAGGCTATGAAAAAGACAATAAAAATGCTAGAGGCTGTTGGAATACCGTCTCCAGAAGAAAGAGTAAAACAATATCCACATGAATTGTCAGGAGGCATGAGGCAAAGAATAATGATTGCTATCGCACTTGTTTGCGAGCCTAAATTGCTAATAGCAGATGAGCCAACAACGGCACTCGATGTTACGATACAGGCACAAATACTGGATTTGATGATTAGATTAAAAGAAGAATTTAATACGTCTATACTTTTAATTACTCATGATTTGGGAGTAGTAGCTGAGGTAGCCGATAGAGTTGTTGTTATGTATTGTGGAAGAGTAGTTGAAACTGCAACAGTAGAAGAACTTTTTGAAAAGCCACTCCATCCTTACACTTTTGGTCTTATAGAATCAATTCCTAAAATCGACGAAGAAGTAGACAGGCTTTTTATGATAGATGGGAATGTGCCCAATCCATTGAATATGCCAGCAGGATGTCCTTTTAAATCAAGATGTAGTAGGAAAATAAAAAAATGCGATTTAGAGGTTCCAAATATGAAGAATATAAATGGACGAAATGTAAGGTGTCATCTCTATGAAGATGAATTGGAGGTGAAGTAA
- a CDS encoding dipeptide ABC transporter ATP-binding protein has protein sequence MTKLLEVKDLKMHFNIGGGFLGKEKKIVKAVDGLNFHIEKGETLGLVGESGCGKSTTGKMLSNLLTPTSGEILFEGRDIAKLSKKEKRSLATDIQIIFQDPYASLNPRMTVERIVSEPLRINNIVPKEDIEKEVLRLLDCVGIPSFYRNRYPHEFSGGQRQRIGIARALALKPKLIVCDEPVSALDVSIQAQVLNLLKDLQEEFDLTYLFIAHGLNVVKHISDRVGVMYLGKMVELGEKRELYKNPNHPYSKALLSAIPIPDPKKKNDRILLTGDVPSPINPPSGCTFHTRCRFADELCKKENPEFKQLVENHFVACHKCK, from the coding sequence ATGACAAAATTATTAGAAGTAAAAGATTTAAAAATGCACTTCAATATTGGTGGTGGATTTTTAGGAAAAGAAAAGAAAATAGTAAAAGCGGTAGATGGGTTGAATTTTCATATAGAAAAAGGGGAAACACTTGGCTTGGTTGGAGAATCAGGGTGTGGTAAATCTACAACTGGAAAAATGCTCTCCAATTTGCTGACGCCAACAAGCGGAGAAATACTATTTGAAGGAAGAGACATAGCAAAATTAAGCAAAAAGGAAAAGCGTTCATTGGCAACAGATATACAAATAATATTTCAGGATCCATATGCTTCGCTAAATCCTAGAATGACAGTTGAGAGAATAGTGTCGGAGCCTCTTAGAATTAATAATATTGTTCCAAAAGAAGATATAGAAAAAGAAGTTCTAAGATTGCTGGATTGTGTTGGTATACCTTCTTTTTATAGAAATAGGTACCCTCATGAATTTAGCGGAGGGCAAAGACAGAGAATAGGAATAGCTAGAGCACTTGCATTAAAACCAAAGCTTATAGTTTGTGATGAACCAGTATCAGCTCTAGATGTGTCTATACAAGCACAAGTGCTAAATCTTTTGAAGGATTTACAAGAAGAATTTGATTTGACTTATCTTTTTATAGCTCATGGGCTTAATGTAGTGAAGCATATTAGCGATAGAGTAGGGGTCATGTATTTAGGGAAGATGGTAGAACTTGGAGAAAAAAGAGAGCTTTATAAAAATCCTAATCATCCTTATTCTAAAGCGCTATTATCAGCTATACCTATACCGGACCCAAAAAAGAAGAATGATAGAATATTGCTAACAGGAGATGTGCCTAGTCCTATAAATCCGCCAAGTGGATGTACGTTTCATACTAGATGTAGATTTGCTGATGAATTATGCAAAAAAGAAAACCCTGAATTCAAGCAATTAGTTGAGAATCATTTTGTTGCATGTCATAAATGTAAGTAG